A single genomic interval of Methylocystis sp. IM3 harbors:
- a CDS encoding F0F1 ATP synthase subunit gamma, translating to MSGERLGEVRARIAATRQLETVFTAMRGLAAARSREAQQSLEGVRAYAHALGETIGVALALAPDERTARAPATRHIVLAFCAEQGFVGGFDRRVLDAASRAGARSALYIVGQKGLASADELGMKAAWSAPMIAHAADAPLLAERIAGKLYATVSGTETVRVTLVHGAPSPSGADEIVARPLIPLDLTRFPVSGREAKPLVNLPPAELIATLAEEYIFAELCEAALLSFAAENMARMMAMTAARSNVRKTIDDLIMRHRRLRQEQITEELVELSRP from the coding sequence ATGAGCGGCGAGCGCCTCGGCGAGGTGCGCGCACGCATCGCCGCCACACGCCAGCTCGAGACGGTGTTCACCGCCATGCGCGGCCTTGCGGCGGCGCGCAGCCGGGAGGCGCAGCAGAGTCTCGAAGGCGTGCGCGCCTATGCGCATGCGCTCGGCGAGACCATCGGCGTGGCGCTCGCCCTCGCGCCAGACGAGCGGACGGCCCGCGCTCCGGCGACGCGCCACATCGTCCTTGCCTTCTGCGCCGAGCAGGGCTTCGTGGGCGGCTTCGACCGGCGCGTGCTCGACGCGGCGAGCCGCGCCGGCGCCCGGTCGGCGCTCTACATTGTCGGGCAGAAGGGTCTCGCCAGCGCCGACGAACTGGGCATGAAGGCGGCGTGGTCCGCGCCGATGATCGCCCATGCCGCGGACGCGCCGCTGCTCGCGGAGCGCATCGCCGGCAAGCTCTACGCGACCGTCTCCGGAACGGAAACAGTCCGCGTCACGCTCGTCCATGGCGCTCCGTCGCCATCGGGCGCCGACGAGATTGTCGCAAGACCGCTGATCCCCCTCGACCTCACCCGGTTTCCCGTCTCTGGGCGCGAGGCGAAGCCGCTCGTCAATCTGCCGCCTGCGGAACTGATCGCAACGCTCGCGGAGGAATATATTTTCGCCGAGCTCTGCGAAGCGGCGCTGCTCTCCTTCGCCGCCGAGAACATGGCGCGCATGATGGCGATGACCGCCGCGCGCAGCAATGTGCGCAAGACGATCGACGATCTCATCATGCGCCATCGCCGGTTGCGTCAGGAACAGATTACCGAGGAGCTCGTCGAGCTTTCCCGCCCGTGA
- a CDS encoding F0F1 ATP synthase subunit alpha has translation MNHKDPRPDLADPWRAWLERQRGRVAQAALGPTLQEVGRVESFADGVARVSGLPQARLNELLRFEGGRLGFATVLDADAISVVLLDDGASIEAGARVFCSGETASAPVGPGLLGRVIDPLGRPLDDLGPVVADAFHPVEREAPSIIDRDLVSAPALTGLLVIDSMFSIGRGQRELILGDRATGKTSIAVDAMLNQKRSDMICVYVAIGQRATSVERVIEAVRARGAPERTIFVVAAASSPPGLQWIAPFAGFTMAEYFRDRGLHALVVIDDLTKHAATHRELALLTREPPGREAYPGDIFYLHARLLERAAKLSQARGGGSLTALPIAETDAGNLSAYIPTNLISITDGQIVLDSRLFAANQRPAVDVGLSVSRVGGKAQPEALRQVAGRLRLQYSQFLELEMFSRFGGMSTGRVQGDILRGQRIRALLDQPRFALLRVVDQVALLAALEAGALDALPPGDIALLRDRLGPRIDSAAPGVAAACETGAPLDDATRETLVGLVASIAAEIGVKTAKAAAS, from the coding sequence ATGAACCACAAAGACCCGCGCCCTGATCTTGCCGACCCCTGGCGGGCGTGGCTCGAACGCCAACGCGGCCGCGTCGCGCAAGCGGCGCTGGGCCCGACCCTGCAGGAGGTCGGCCGCGTCGAAAGCTTCGCCGATGGCGTCGCGCGGGTTTCCGGCCTGCCGCAGGCGCGGTTGAACGAGCTCTTGCGTTTCGAGGGCGGCCGTCTCGGCTTCGCCACCGTGCTCGACGCCGACGCGATCAGCGTCGTTCTGCTCGACGACGGCGCGTCGATCGAGGCGGGCGCACGGGTCTTCTGCTCCGGCGAGACGGCGAGCGCCCCGGTCGGTCCCGGTCTGCTCGGCCGGGTGATCGACCCGCTCGGGCGCCCGCTCGACGACCTCGGTCCGGTCGTCGCGGACGCGTTTCACCCCGTCGAGCGCGAGGCGCCGAGCATCATCGACCGCGACCTCGTCAGCGCGCCGGCGCTGACCGGCCTTCTCGTCATCGATTCGATGTTCTCGATCGGCCGGGGCCAGCGCGAGCTCATTCTCGGCGATCGCGCCACGGGCAAGACCTCGATCGCCGTCGACGCCATGCTCAATCAGAAGCGCTCCGACATGATCTGCGTCTATGTGGCCATCGGCCAGCGGGCGACCTCGGTCGAGCGCGTCATCGAAGCCGTGCGGGCGCGCGGCGCGCCGGAGCGCACGATCTTCGTCGTCGCGGCGGCTTCGAGCCCGCCCGGCCTGCAATGGATCGCGCCCTTCGCGGGATTCACGATGGCGGAATATTTCCGCGATCGTGGGCTCCATGCGCTCGTCGTCATTGACGATCTGACGAAGCACGCCGCGACGCATCGGGAGTTGGCGCTGCTCACCCGCGAGCCGCCGGGCCGCGAGGCCTATCCCGGCGATATTTTCTATCTGCATGCGCGGCTGCTGGAGCGCGCCGCGAAATTGTCTCAGGCCAGGGGCGGCGGCTCCCTCACGGCGCTGCCCATTGCCGAGACGGACGCCGGAAATCTCTCCGCCTATATCCCGACCAATCTCATTTCCATCACCGACGGCCAGATCGTTCTCGACTCTCGCCTCTTCGCCGCGAACCAGCGCCCCGCCGTCGATGTCGGGCTGAGCGTCAGCCGCGTCGGCGGCAAGGCGCAGCCCGAGGCGTTGCGGCAGGTCGCGGGACGCCTGCGCCTGCAATATTCGCAATTTCTCGAGCTCGAGATGTTCAGCCGCTTCGGCGGCATGTCCACAGGGCGCGTGCAAGGCGATATCCTTCGCGGCCAGCGTATTCGCGCGCTGCTCGATCAGCCGCGTTTCGCCCTGCTCAGGGTCGTGGATCAGGTCGCGCTGCTCGCCGCGCTCGAAGCCGGCGCGCTCGATGCGCTCCCGCCCGGCGACATCGCCTTACTGCGGGACAGACTCGGCCCCCGCATCGACAGCGCCGCGCCGGGCGTCGCCGCCGCTTGCGAGACCGGCGCGCCGCTCGACGACGCGACGCGCGAGACGCTGGTCGGGCTCGTCGCCTCGATCGCCGCAGAAATCGGCGTCAAGACCGCGAAGGCAGCCGCGTCATGA
- a CDS encoding F0F1 ATP synthase subunit B family protein produces the protein MRIDWWTLALQTINALVLIWLLSRVLFKPVADMIAERKAAAAHLLEEAEAAKAAALARESDARQALSDLADKRAAALAAVVAEAQKQKDALLAGAQAEAERLREGARADLERETRLEREARMAGASALAVVISRRLAQRLPASAQVAGFIEGLAGAAGAAAPETKADFDGDGPVRLKAPRALTAQEDAECRGALARAFGRHLDFVVEIDPEVIAGLELENAHVAIRNSLRADLARIAAAVQEREADEPQRPAP, from the coding sequence ATGCGCATCGACTGGTGGACGCTCGCGCTGCAGACCATCAATGCGCTCGTCCTGATCTGGCTGTTGAGCCGCGTCCTGTTCAAACCGGTCGCCGACATGATCGCCGAGCGAAAGGCCGCTGCCGCGCATTTGCTCGAAGAAGCCGAGGCCGCCAAAGCGGCGGCGCTGGCGCGCGAGAGCGACGCGCGGCAGGCGCTTTCGGACCTCGCCGACAAACGCGCCGCCGCTCTGGCTGCGGTCGTGGCCGAGGCGCAAAAACAGAAAGACGCCCTGCTCGCCGGCGCGCAGGCCGAGGCCGAGCGCCTGCGAGAGGGCGCACGAGCGGACTTGGAGCGTGAGACGCGGCTGGAGCGGGAGGCCCGGATGGCCGGCGCGAGCGCGCTCGCCGTCGTTATTTCGAGGCGGCTGGCGCAGCGCCTTCCTGCCTCCGCGCAGGTCGCTGGGTTCATCGAGGGCCTCGCCGGCGCGGCAGGCGCCGCCGCGCCCGAGACGAAAGCCGATTTCGACGGCGACGGCCCCGTGCGGCTGAAGGCGCCGCGGGCGCTCACGGCGCAGGAGGACGCCGAATGCCGCGGCGCCTTGGCGCGCGCCTTCGGCCGGCACCTCGACTTCGTCGTCGAGATCGACCCGGAGGTGATCGCGGGCCTCGAACTCGAAAACGCCCATGTGGCGATCCGCAACAGCCTGCGCGCGGATCTCGCGCGCATTGCGGCGGCGGTGCAGGAGCGGGAGGCGGATGAACCACAAAGACCCGCGCCCTGA
- a CDS encoding F0F1 ATP synthase subunit C produces the protein MDQIENISVLAAAIAVSFGAIGPALAEGRAVAAAMEAIGRQPEAAGVLSRTLFVGLAMIETMAIYCLVVALLLLFANPFVK, from the coding sequence ATGGACCAGATTGAGAATATCAGCGTGCTCGCGGCGGCCATCGCGGTTTCCTTCGGCGCCATCGGGCCGGCGCTGGCGGAAGGGCGCGCAGTGGCGGCGGCGATGGAGGCGATTGGGCGTCAGCCCGAGGCGGCGGGCGTTTTGTCGCGCACGCTGTTCGTCGGCCTCGCGATGATCGAGACCATGGCGATCTATTGCCTCGTCGTCGCGCTGCTGCTGCTCTTTGCCAATCCCTTCGTGAAATAG
- a CDS encoding F0F1 ATP synthase subunit A, whose protein sequence is MIRSPLHVGTAFHLGPIPISTPVATSWGIMGFLVIASLLATRRLALRPGAMQAAAELVVDMLDSLARDTMRVDPAPYRALFGGIFLFILFANWSALIPGVEPPTARLETDAALALVVFAATIYHGLRTQGPLGYLKTFAEPSLFMAPLNLVEQITRTFSLIVRLFGNVMSGVFVVGIVLSLAGLLVPIPLMALDLLTGAVQAYIFTVLAMVFTAAAIAPDEAARPENASAGAGHGPD, encoded by the coding sequence ATGATCCGCTCGCCGCTTCACGTCGGCACGGCTTTCCATCTTGGCCCCATCCCCATCTCGACGCCCGTCGCGACGAGCTGGGGGATCATGGGCTTTCTCGTTATCGCGAGCCTCCTCGCGACGCGACGCCTCGCGCTCAGGCCGGGCGCCATGCAGGCGGCGGCCGAGCTTGTCGTCGACATGCTCGATTCGCTCGCGCGCGACACGATGCGCGTCGATCCGGCGCCCTATCGCGCGCTCTTTGGCGGGATTTTCCTCTTCATCCTCTTCGCCAACTGGTCGGCGCTCATCCCCGGCGTCGAGCCGCCGACGGCGCGGCTCGAAACCGACGCCGCCCTCGCGCTCGTCGTCTTCGCGGCGACGATCTACCACGGACTCAGAACCCAGGGGCCGCTCGGCTATCTCAAGACTTTCGCCGAGCCGAGCCTCTTCATGGCTCCGCTCAATCTCGTGGAGCAGATCACGCGCACCTTTTCCCTGATCGTGCGCCTCTTCGGCAATGTCATGAGCGGCGTCTTCGTCGTGGGCATCGTGCTGTCGCTCGCGGGGCTTCTCGTGCCCATTCCGCTGATGGCGCTCGATCTGCTGACGGGGGCGGTGCAGGCCTATATCTTTACGGTTTTGGCGATGGTTTTCACGGCGGCGGCCATTGCGCCCGACGAGGCGGCCAGGCCCGAGAATGCGTCTGCGGGAGCGGGACATGGACCAGATTGA
- a CDS encoding N-ATPase subunit AtpR, with protein MTLSTFPSLALQFSAGALAGALLGYAYFTALWWNVALIDKGSAATALILFLTRFALLAGAFFGLAKFGALALLAGAAGLLVARRVALRRLGGAP; from the coding sequence ATGACCCTGTCGACCTTTCCGTCCCTCGCGCTGCAATTTTCCGCCGGCGCCCTCGCGGGGGCGCTGCTCGGCTACGCCTATTTCACGGCGCTCTGGTGGAATGTCGCGTTGATCGACAAGGGCTCGGCGGCGACCGCCCTGATTCTTTTCCTGACGCGCTTCGCGCTGCTCGCCGGCGCCTTTTTCGGCCTCGCCAAATTTGGCGCCCTCGCTCTCCTTGCGGGCGCGGCGGGACTGCTCGTGGCGAGGCGCGTGGCGCTGCGCCGTCTGGGGGGCGCGCCATGA
- a CDS encoding AtpZ/AtpI family protein, with protein MTRRETQAGERLAEAARKAAARAREGDRDPEPSLGRRLGQIGVLGWTIVIPALLGLAAGRWLDKTMHSGVFFSAPLVMLGATLGLWLAWKWMSRQ; from the coding sequence ATGACGCGGCGGGAAACGCAAGCGGGAGAGCGGCTCGCCGAGGCCGCGCGCAAGGCCGCGGCGCGCGCACGCGAGGGGGATCGCGACCCGGAACCCTCGCTCGGGCGGCGGCTCGGACAGATCGGCGTGCTCGGATGGACCATCGTCATCCCGGCGCTGCTTGGCCTCGCCGCCGGCCGCTGGCTCGACAAGACGATGCATTCCGGGGTCTTCTTCTCGGCGCCGCTCGTCATGCTCGGCGCGACGCTCGGCCTGTGGCTCGCGTGGAAATGGATGTCCCGCCAATGA
- a CDS encoding F0F1 ATP synthase subunit epsilon: protein MSQGLRLIISTPTALLVDIADATSVRAEDASGGFGVLPGHAEFVTALSDHVLRWRGADDRQHYCAVRGGVMTVRGGATVRVACRHGVLGDDLAKLEAEVRAAAAARAAGESRARVEQTRLHAYAVRQLVRYLRPAGLSESILMSDGEGDAE from the coding sequence ATGAGCCAGGGATTGAGGCTGATCATCTCGACGCCCACGGCGCTCCTCGTCGATATCGCCGACGCAACATCGGTTCGCGCCGAGGACGCCAGCGGCGGCTTCGGCGTTCTGCCGGGCCATGCCGAATTCGTTACGGCCCTCTCGGATCACGTGCTGAGGTGGCGCGGCGCGGACGACCGACAGCATTATTGCGCGGTGCGCGGCGGCGTCATGACGGTGCGCGGCGGCGCGACGGTGCGAGTCGCCTGCCGGCATGGCGTGCTGGGCGACGATCTCGCCAAGCTCGAGGCCGAGGTGCGCGCCGCGGCCGCCGCCCGCGCGGCCGGCGAAAGCCGCGCCCGCGTCGAGCAGACGCGCCTGCACGCCTATGCGGTGCGCCAGCTCGTGCGCTACCTTCGTCCCGCCGGCCTCTCGGAATCGATCCTGATGAGCGACGGCGAGGGAGACGCCGAATGA
- the atpD gene encoding F0F1 ATP synthase subunit beta has translation MGKVVAVRGAVLDVAFPAHALPAIDEALLIERDDGETILAEVQAHVDPHVARAIALRSTIGLRRGTQAVATGAPIETPVGDAVLGRLIDLAGNIGDNGPPLPGDAPRRPIHRAPPPLSQQSGRAEIFETGVKAIDLLTPLALGGKAAMFGGAGVGKTVLVMELIHAMASRYKGLSVFAGVGERSREGHEMLLDMRRYGVLDRSVLVYGQMNEPPGARWRAPLTALTIAEYFRDEKRQNVLLLMDNVFRFVQAGAEVSGLLGRMPSRVGYQPTLASEVAALQERIASVGGASVTAIEAVYVPADDFTDPAVTTIAAHVDSMVVLSRQMAAEGMYPAIDPIQSSSVLLDPLVVGPDHAEVATESRRVIEHYRELQDVIALLGVEELAAEDRLLVGRARRLQRFLTQPFVVTESFTGIGGRSVAVADTIAGCRAILSGACDEWLESSFYMVGGLDEARAKEDAARARAGAAQNR, from the coding sequence ATGGGAAAAGTCGTCGCGGTGCGCGGCGCCGTCCTCGACGTGGCCTTCCCCGCCCACGCCCTGCCGGCGATCGACGAGGCGCTTCTGATCGAGCGGGACGACGGCGAGACGATCCTTGCGGAGGTGCAGGCTCATGTCGATCCGCATGTGGCGCGCGCCATCGCCTTGCGCTCGACCATTGGTCTGCGGCGCGGGACGCAGGCCGTCGCGACAGGCGCGCCGATTGAGACGCCGGTCGGCGACGCCGTGCTCGGGCGGCTGATCGACCTTGCCGGAAACATCGGCGACAATGGCCCGCCGCTGCCAGGGGACGCGCCGCGTCGCCCCATCCACCGCGCGCCGCCGCCGCTTTCGCAGCAAAGCGGCCGCGCCGAAATCTTCGAAACAGGCGTGAAGGCGATCGATCTGCTCACGCCGCTCGCGCTCGGCGGCAAGGCCGCCATGTTCGGCGGCGCCGGCGTCGGCAAGACGGTTCTGGTGATGGAGCTCATTCACGCCATGGCGTCGCGCTACAAGGGCCTTTCGGTCTTCGCGGGCGTCGGCGAGCGCTCGCGCGAGGGGCACGAAATGCTGCTCGACATGCGCCGCTACGGCGTGCTCGACAGAAGCGTGCTCGTCTATGGGCAAATGAACGAGCCGCCCGGCGCCCGCTGGCGCGCGCCGCTCACGGCTCTGACCATCGCCGAATATTTCCGCGACGAGAAACGGCAGAACGTTCTGCTCCTGATGGACAATGTCTTTCGCTTCGTTCAGGCGGGCGCGGAAGTCTCGGGGCTTCTCGGGCGCATGCCCTCGCGCGTCGGTTATCAGCCGACGCTCGCGAGCGAGGTCGCTGCCTTGCAGGAGCGCATCGCCTCGGTCGGCGGCGCGTCGGTGACGGCGATCGAAGCGGTCTATGTGCCGGCCGACGATTTCACCGATCCGGCGGTGACGACCATCGCCGCGCATGTCGACAGCATGGTGGTGCTCTCCCGCCAGATGGCGGCGGAGGGCATGTATCCGGCGATCGACCCCATTCAATCGTCGTCCGTCCTGCTCGACCCGCTGGTCGTCGGGCCGGACCACGCCGAGGTCGCGACGGAGTCGCGCCGCGTCATCGAACATTATCGCGAGTTGCAGGATGTGATCGCGCTGCTCGGCGTCGAGGAGCTTGCCGCCGAGGACCGGCTGCTCGTCGGCCGCGCGCGGCGGCTGCAACGCTTTCTCACGCAGCCCTTCGTCGTCACCGAGAGTTTCACGGGCATCGGCGGCCGCTCGGTGGCCGTGGCGGACACGATCGCAGGATGCCGCGCCATTCTTTCCGGCGCCTGCGACGAGTGGCTCGAAAGCTCCTTTTACATGGTCGGCGGTCTCGACGAGGCGCGCGCCAAGGAGGACGCGGCGCGCGCCCGCGCCGGCGCCGCGCAAAACCGATGA
- a CDS encoding cystathionine gamma-synthase family protein: protein MGASRYHKSKIGGRELQAETLMLSYGYDPSLSEGSVKPPVFLTSTFVFKTAEQGRDFFDYMAGRQPMPVDAPPGLVYSRFNHPNLEIVEDRLAIHEKAEAGLVFASGMAAIATTMLAYVRPGEMVLHSRPLYGGTEVLIDKTLAPLGVKGVGFTNGLDAENIRAAAARAGDEGRIAMIFIETPSNPMNSLVDIALVRRIAEEIGARQGARPIVCCDNTLLGPVFQSPLAHGADLSLYSLTKYVGGHSDLIGGAILGSAADLKPVRTMRSAIGTQLDPHSCWMLTRSLETLSLRMERAASNAAIVARFLSEHPKVASVHYPPLLANDHPARQLMARQSRSAGSTFSFEVVGGQAEAFDFLNRLQIFKLAVSLGGTESLICHPTTTVHSGLSEEARREIGITPALVRMSIGIEHPDDLVADIAQAFG from the coding sequence ATGGGCGCCTCGCGTTACCACAAATCGAAAATCGGCGGGCGTGAGCTGCAGGCGGAAACGCTGATGCTCAGCTATGGCTATGACCCGAGCCTTTCGGAGGGGTCCGTCAAGCCGCCGGTTTTCCTCACCTCGACATTCGTGTTCAAGACCGCCGAGCAGGGCCGCGACTTCTTCGATTACATGGCCGGACGGCAGCCAATGCCCGTCGATGCGCCGCCGGGGCTCGTCTATTCGCGCTTCAACCATCCCAATCTCGAGATCGTCGAGGATCGCCTCGCCATTCACGAGAAGGCCGAGGCCGGGCTCGTCTTCGCATCCGGCATGGCGGCGATCGCCACGACAATGCTCGCTTATGTGCGGCCGGGCGAAATGGTGCTGCACAGCCGGCCGCTTTACGGCGGCACCGAGGTTCTGATCGACAAGACGCTTGCGCCGCTCGGCGTCAAAGGCGTCGGCTTCACCAATGGACTCGATGCCGAAAACATCCGCGCCGCCGCCGCGCGCGCAGGCGACGAAGGCCGCATCGCGATGATTTTCATCGAGACGCCGTCCAACCCGATGAACAGCCTCGTCGACATCGCCCTCGTGCGGCGCATCGCCGAAGAAATCGGCGCGCGCCAGGGAGCGCGGCCCATCGTCTGCTGCGACAATACGCTGCTCGGACCCGTCTTTCAGTCGCCGCTCGCCCATGGCGCCGATCTGTCGCTCTATTCGCTCACGAAATATGTCGGCGGCCACAGCGACTTGATCGGCGGCGCCATCCTCGGCTCGGCGGCCGACCTCAAACCCGTGCGCACCATGCGCAGCGCGATCGGCACGCAACTCGATCCGCATTCCTGCTGGATGCTCACGCGCTCGCTCGAGACGCTGTCTCTGCGCATGGAGAGGGCCGCGAGCAATGCGGCGATCGTGGCGCGGTTCCTGTCGGAACATCCGAAGGTCGCCAGCGTACATTACCCGCCGCTGCTTGCGAACGACCATCCCGCCCGCCAGCTGATGGCGCGCCAATCGCGGTCCGCGGGATCGACCTTCTCCTTCGAGGTCGTGGGCGGACAGGCGGAAGCCTTCGACTTCCTCAACCGGCTGCAAATCTTCAAGCTTGCGGTCAGCCTCGGCGGCACCGAATCCCTCATCTGCCATCCGACGACGACGGTGCATTCGGGCCTCAGCGAAGAGGCGCGGCGCGAAATCGGCATTACCCCGGCGCTCGTACGCATGTCGATCGGCATCGAACATCCCGACGATCTTGTCGCCGACATTGCGCAGGCGTTCGGATGA
- a CDS encoding SGNH/GDSL hydrolase family protein → MQKTTSPGVKIAAFIFSAALFGAAVVGLDAAISRLSPTGVNELDPKLGWRLKKNLVYHREKTALSGRKFDVTLTTDAHGARTFGANRDAPVKILVLGDSYTGEPYASDDQMWYAAFVRRLAALTNRPQEDFYVVAAASGGYGTLQSLMLAEEVKAFYTPTLLVHQFCDNDFANNSFELEHKSVVLNQWMLRPYLAKDRQTVIFHEGTLARLYRSMLFRSSLFGLFDRALQVSLSNHYGGYLMISQKDKDAYLKEVRATTYDPEAIDLTRFLLAKIRKDFDAIPAVLVDCPIEQSSFNRIWVDAAKDAGFTPITAPSDYLVEAKMRGESDLFGADGAHLSERGNEVMGRILAEQVKELGVMGGK, encoded by the coding sequence ATGCAGAAAACTACTTCGCCGGGCGTGAAGATCGCGGCCTTCATTTTCAGCGCGGCCTTGTTCGGCGCCGCCGTCGTCGGCCTGGATGCGGCGATCTCGCGTCTTTCGCCGACCGGAGTGAACGAGCTCGATCCGAAGCTCGGCTGGCGACTGAAAAAGAACCTCGTCTATCACAGGGAAAAAACCGCGTTGAGCGGCCGAAAATTTGACGTGACGCTCACGACCGACGCCCACGGCGCGCGCACCTTCGGCGCGAACCGCGACGCCCCGGTGAAAATCCTCGTCCTGGGGGACTCCTATACGGGAGAGCCTTACGCTTCCGACGATCAGATGTGGTACGCGGCCTTTGTCCGTCGTCTCGCCGCGCTGACCAACCGGCCGCAGGAGGATTTTTACGTCGTCGCGGCGGCGTCGGGGGGCTACGGCACGCTGCAAAGCCTCATGCTGGCGGAGGAGGTCAAGGCGTTCTACACGCCGACCCTCCTCGTGCATCAGTTCTGCGACAATGATTTCGCCAACAACAGTTTCGAGCTCGAACATAAATCCGTCGTGTTGAACCAGTGGATGCTCAGGCCCTATCTCGCCAAGGATCGGCAGACGGTCATTTTCCACGAGGGGACGCTGGCGCGGCTTTATCGCTCGATGCTCTTTCGCTCCTCGCTCTTCGGGCTCTTCGACAGAGCCTTGCAGGTTTCCCTGTCCAACCATTACGGCGGCTATCTCATGATCTCGCAGAAGGACAAGGACGCCTATCTGAAAGAGGTGAGAGCCACGACCTACGATCCCGAGGCGATCGATCTGACGCGCTTTCTTCTCGCCAAAATCCGCAAGGATTTCGATGCGATTCCGGCTGTGCTGGTCGATTGTCCCATTGAACAGTCCTCCTTCAACCGCATCTGGGTCGACGCCGCGAAGGACGCTGGCTTCACGCCGATTACGGCGCCGTCCGATTATCTCGTCGAGGCGAAGATGCGTGGCGAAAGCGACCTCTTCGGCGCCGATGGCGCGCATCTCTCGGAGCGCGGCAACGAGGTCATGGGACGCATTCTGGCGGAGCAGGTCAAAGAGCTGGGCGTGATGGGGGGCAAGTAA
- a CDS encoding PP2C family protein-serine/threonine phosphatase yields MTGPDRNPSEGATREAITKLLGSAREIDLQQGETLVRQGEPSDSAFFLDDGAVEVYAETAYGAAPLATLHAPRLIGEIGAFAGLPRTASIAAATPARLYEIDRAELLALGRQSPDLLLGALEQLGRQIAAVNEALALYANALAALEKRQFDSRILEDLDHPPPALAAFAAAFRRFAGEIVHKRRREDEMASAALIQQSLLPKDAALNRLRQDVEIAARMRPAREVGGDFYDFFLIDDDRLAIAIGDVCGKGTPASLFASVAVTLLRTLGREGRDVEAALHRANVQLCEENDATMFATVFFGVLNLRDGDMRYANCGHVPPVLLSADGTLTRLKSTGAPLGIDAGCAIRGASLRMKPNDKLVLVTDGVTEAMNVAKEEYGDARFVQTVEAAAQAPPSELLTALFASVDAFAGEEEQADDIGCLAIERKGGQ; encoded by the coding sequence ATGACCGGCCCCGACAGGAATCCGTCTGAAGGCGCGACACGCGAAGCGATCACAAAGCTTCTTGGATCCGCGCGCGAGATCGACCTGCAACAAGGCGAGACGCTGGTTCGACAGGGCGAACCAAGCGATTCCGCCTTCTTCCTCGACGACGGCGCCGTCGAGGTCTATGCCGAGACCGCCTATGGCGCGGCGCCCCTCGCCACTTTGCACGCGCCCCGCCTCATCGGCGAGATCGGCGCCTTTGCCGGACTGCCGCGCACGGCGAGCATCGCGGCGGCGACGCCCGCGCGCCTGTACGAGATCGATCGCGCGGAACTGCTCGCGCTCGGGCGCCAGTCGCCGGACCTCCTCCTCGGGGCGCTGGAGCAACTCGGCCGACAAATCGCCGCCGTGAACGAGGCGCTGGCGCTTTACGCCAACGCGCTCGCCGCGCTCGAAAAGCGTCAGTTCGACAGCCGCATTCTCGAAGACCTCGACCATCCGCCGCCGGCGCTCGCGGCTTTCGCGGCGGCCTTCCGCCGCTTTGCGGGCGAGATCGTCCACAAGCGGCGCCGCGAGGACGAGATGGCGAGCGCGGCGCTCATCCAGCAGTCGCTCCTGCCCAAGGACGCCGCGCTGAATCGCCTGCGTCAGGATGTCGAAATCGCCGCGCGCATGCGCCCGGCGCGCGAGGTCGGCGGCGATTTCTACGATTTCTTCCTGATCGACGACGACAGGCTGGCCATCGCAATCGGCGATGTGTGCGGAAAAGGAACGCCCGCAAGCCTTTTCGCCTCGGTCGCCGTCACGCTTCTCAGAACGCTCGGCCGCGAGGGGCGGGACGTCGAGGCGGCGCTGCATCGCGCCAATGTCCAGCTCTGCGAGGAGAACGACGCGACGATGTTCGCCACGGTCTTTTTCGGCGTGCTGAACCTGCGCGACGGCGACATGCGCTACGCCAATTGCGGGCATGTCCCGCCGGTTCTGCTGTCGGCGGATGGAACGCTCACGCGACTGAAATCGACGGGGGCGCCTCTCGGCATCGACGCGGGCTGCGCCATAAGGGGCGCATCGCTGCGGATGAAGCCGAACGACAAGCTCGTTCTGGTCACGGACGGCGTCACCGAAGCGATGAACGTCGCCAAAGAGGAATATGGCGACGCCCGCTTCGTTCAGACGGTCGAAGCCGCAGCCCAGGCGCCGCCTTCCGAACTTCTGACGGCGCTCTTCGCTTCTGTCGACGCCTTTGCCGGAGAGGAGGAGCAGGCCGACGACATCGGCTGTCTGGCGATCGAGCGAAAGGGCGGCCAGTAA